Proteins from one Flammeovirgaceae bacterium genomic window:
- a CDS encoding glycosyl hydrolase: protein MKKLFLLLSVTLLMATATEAQRRRGGSPPAKNTTTYDEKLYNALEWRSIGPYRGGRSSAVTGVPGKPLLFYMGATGGGVWRTQDGGNSWENISDGYFGGSIGSVAVSEWDNNVIYVGGGEATVRGNVSSGYGLWKSTDAGKTWSDIGLKNSRHVPRIRIHPRNPDLVYAAVLGDLFKPSADRGVYRSKDGGKTWEKILFANDNAGAVDLILDPNNPRIIYASTWRIKRTPYSLESGGEGSALWKSTDGGDNWTNISANKGLPKGIWGIVGVTVSPVNSNRVYAIIENDKGGVYRSDDGGETWNHVNDERKLRQRAWYYSKIYADTKDEDIVYVMNVQYHRSKDGGKTFETYNAPHGDHHDLWIAPEDNQRMVIADDGGAQVSYDAGENWTTYMNQPTAQYYRVTTDNHFPYRILGAQQDNSTQRVLHRSDGYSISERDWDVSAGGESGFLAVDPTNDDIVYGGSYGGTLERLNHQTKESRSINAWPDNPMGHGAEGAKYRFQWNFPLFFSPHNPKKLYAASQHLHVTYNEGQSWELLSPDLTRNDPTKLGPSGGPITKDNTGVEYYATIFAAMESPYEENVIMVGSDDGLVHITKDGGKNWENVTPPMMPEWSMVNSVDFDPHQKGAAYIAATRYKLGDYRPYLYKTKDYGKTWTQITDGIPSEHFTRVVRVDPKRAGLLYAGTEAGMYISFDDGASWKPFQLNLPIVPITDLTIKNDNLIAATQGRSFWLIDDITPLHQLNDEVAASNAHLFKPLASYRMNGGQGGGYMPVPKDEGKNHPNGVMVYYYLKDTAKTTASLEIMEMNGKVIKKFATKPDKKAKEEPLKIKPGMNLQLWNMRYPNAEGFDGLIMWGASLRGPKAVPGKYKAKLTVNGNAMETEFEILKDPRTQGTIADIQEQFNFAIKVRDKLSDANMAVKKIRDARDQINRVIEPMKDKPEFKDVNDMAKSILDNVKDVEEDLYQTKNRSGQDPLNFPIRLNNKVGGLGGEVEGNDFKPTDQAKAVFDELSGKIDTQLKTLNTIFTEQIPEFNNLIRQKEVKPVVVQ, encoded by the coding sequence ATGAAAAAACTTTTCTTACTGTTATCGGTCACGCTGTTGATGGCAACCGCCACGGAAGCCCAGCGAAGGAGGGGTGGGTCACCTCCTGCCAAAAACACAACTACCTATGACGAAAAATTGTACAACGCCCTTGAGTGGAGGAGCATAGGCCCCTACAGGGGCGGACGGTCCAGTGCCGTTACCGGGGTGCCGGGCAAACCCTTGTTGTTTTATATGGGCGCGACCGGAGGGGGCGTTTGGCGCACCCAGGATGGCGGAAACTCCTGGGAAAATATCTCAGATGGGTATTTTGGAGGCTCCATAGGTTCTGTTGCCGTTAGCGAATGGGACAATAACGTGATTTACGTAGGTGGTGGCGAGGCCACCGTGAGGGGCAACGTTTCATCGGGTTATGGCCTGTGGAAATCCACCGATGCCGGAAAAACCTGGTCTGACATTGGGTTGAAAAACTCCAGGCACGTGCCACGTATCCGTATCCACCCCAGGAACCCCGACTTGGTATATGCGGCCGTGCTAGGGGACTTGTTCAAGCCTTCGGCCGACCGGGGCGTATACCGTTCAAAAGATGGCGGGAAAACCTGGGAGAAAATTTTGTTCGCCAATGACAACGCGGGGGCAGTGGACCTTATCTTGGACCCCAACAATCCCAGGATTATCTATGCCTCTACCTGGAGGATCAAAAGGACGCCCTACTCCCTCGAAAGTGGGGGCGAAGGCTCTGCCCTGTGGAAAAGCACGGATGGCGGTGACAACTGGACCAATATCTCTGCCAATAAAGGTTTGCCAAAAGGCATTTGGGGCATAGTTGGGGTGACCGTGTCACCGGTAAACTCCAATCGTGTGTACGCCATTATTGAGAATGACAAAGGGGGCGTTTACCGCTCTGATGATGGCGGGGAAACCTGGAATCATGTGAATGACGAAAGAAAGCTCCGCCAGCGGGCCTGGTACTACAGCAAAATCTATGCTGACACCAAAGACGAAGACATCGTTTATGTAATGAACGTGCAATACCACCGGTCCAAAGACGGTGGAAAAACCTTTGAAACCTACAATGCCCCCCATGGGGACCACCACGATCTGTGGATTGCGCCCGAAGACAACCAACGAATGGTCATTGCCGATGACGGTGGCGCCCAGGTGTCGTACGATGCAGGGGAGAATTGGACAACATATATGAACCAGCCCACTGCCCAGTACTATAGGGTAACTACCGACAACCATTTTCCCTATCGGATTTTGGGGGCGCAGCAGGACAACTCTACACAACGCGTGCTTCACCGGTCCGATGGTTACTCCATCAGCGAAAGGGATTGGGACGTGTCGGCCGGTGGCGAAAGTGGCTTCCTGGCCGTGGACCCTACCAATGACGACATTGTGTATGGCGGCAGCTATGGTGGGACACTGGAGCGTTTGAACCATCAAACAAAGGAATCGCGGAGCATAAACGCCTGGCCGGACAACCCCATGGGGCACGGTGCGGAAGGTGCAAAATACCGCTTTCAATGGAATTTCCCGTTGTTCTTCTCCCCTCACAATCCCAAAAAGCTTTATGCAGCCTCTCAGCACCTGCACGTGACTTACAACGAAGGCCAAAGCTGGGAATTATTAAGCCCTGACCTTACCCGCAACGACCCCACAAAGCTGGGGCCATCGGGTGGGCCGATCACCAAAGACAATACCGGTGTGGAGTACTATGCCACTATTTTTGCGGCTATGGAATCCCCTTATGAGGAAAACGTGATCATGGTGGGGTCTGACGATGGGCTGGTGCACATCACCAAAGACGGAGGAAAAAACTGGGAAAACGTTACCCCGCCCATGATGCCGGAATGGAGCATGGTAAACAGCGTGGATTTTGACCCACACCAAAAAGGCGCTGCCTACATTGCTGCCACCCGCTACAAGCTGGGCGATTACAGGCCTTACCTTTACAAAACCAAGGACTATGGAAAAACCTGGACACAAATAACCGATGGCATACCCTCGGAACATTTTACCCGCGTGGTGAGGGTGGACCCGAAGCGTGCCGGTTTGCTGTATGCAGGAACAGAGGCAGGGATGTATATCTCGTTTGACGATGGTGCTAGCTGGAAACCCTTCCAGTTAAACCTTCCTATCGTTCCTATAACAGACCTTACCATTAAAAACGACAACTTGATTGCCGCTACCCAGGGCAGGAGCTTCTGGCTGATCGATGACATTACGCCATTGCACCAGCTAAACGATGAAGTTGCCGCAAGCAACGCACATTTGTTTAAGCCACTGGCCAGCTATAGGATGAACGGAGGCCAGGGTGGGGGCTACATGCCGGTACCTAAAGACGAAGGGAAAAACCATCCCAACGGGGTAATGGTTTATTATTACCTGAAAGATACCGCTAAAACCACCGCCAGTCTTGAAATAATGGAGATGAACGGCAAGGTGATAAAGAAATTTGCCACCAAGCCCGATAAAAAAGCCAAGGAAGAGCCGTTGAAAATCAAGCCCGGCATGAACCTCCAGCTATGGAACATGAGGTACCCCAATGCCGAAGGCTTTGATGGCCTGATCATGTGGGGGGCTTCCCTGAGGGGGCCAAAGGCGGTGCCTGGCAAGTACAAGGCGAAGCTTACGGTAAATGGAAACGCCATGGAAACGGAATTCGAAATCCTCAAAGACCCACGCACCCAGGGTACCATTGCTGACATCCAGGAACAATTTAACTTCGCCATAAAAGTGAGGGACAAATTATCCGATGCCAATATGGCCGTTAAGAAAATCCGCGATGCCAGGGACCAGATTAACAGGGTGATCGAGCCAATGAAGGACAAACCGGAGTTCAAAGATGTGAACGATATGGCCAAAAGCATCCTCGATAATGTCAAAGATGTGGAAGAGGACCTTTATCAAACCAAAAACAGGAGTGGGCAAGACCCGTTGAATTTCCCTATCCGCCTGAACAATAAGGTTGGCGGACTGGGGGGCGAGGTCGAAGGCAACGATTTCAAGCCAACGGACCAGGCCAAGGCAGTGTTTGATGAGCTCTCCGGTAAAATTGACACTCAATTAAAAACCCTGAACACCATTTTTACGGAACAAATCCCTGAATTCAACAACCTGATCAGGCAAAAAGAAGTAAAACCGGTGGTGGTGCAGTAA
- a CDS encoding adenylosuccinate synthase: protein MKVDVLLGLQWGDEGKGKIVDVLAPKYDVIARFQGGPNAGHTLEFDGIKHVLHQIPSGIFRPNTKNVVGNGVVLDPVVFKTEVEKLSGFKLDVKKNLFISKKATIILPTHRLLDQAYEKEKGEDKIGSTLKGIGPSYQDKIGRQGLRVGDALSENFKAKFQKLAGQHLAILKNHDLEYDWGALESQFYGAIEFLKQFELIDSEYFLNNEIASGRSILAEGAQGSLLDIDFGSYPFVTSSSTVTAGACTGLGVAPRHIGEVFGIFKAYSTRVGSGPFPTELLDEDGDKMRKAGNEFGSTTGRPRRCGWIDLPALKYSIMINGVTRLLMMKADVLDVFPAIKACTSYKLANGKVTSTLPYELVNGKITPVYTELKGWNTPLRNITRGNMPTELTAYVSFLQKELEVPITLISTGPDRLHTIHL, encoded by the coding sequence ATGAAAGTAGATGTATTGCTGGGCCTTCAGTGGGGAGACGAGGGCAAAGGTAAGATTGTTGATGTGCTGGCGCCAAAGTACGATGTGATCGCCCGGTTTCAGGGTGGCCCCAATGCAGGCCATACCCTTGAGTTCGATGGCATCAAACATGTCCTGCACCAGATTCCTTCAGGTATATTCAGGCCAAACACCAAGAATGTGGTGGGGAATGGCGTGGTCCTGGACCCGGTCGTGTTCAAAACCGAGGTGGAAAAATTGTCCGGCTTCAAACTGGACGTGAAGAAAAACCTTTTTATATCAAAAAAGGCAACCATTATCCTGCCCACCCACAGGTTGCTGGACCAGGCATACGAAAAGGAGAAAGGGGAGGATAAGATAGGAAGTACCCTTAAAGGAATTGGCCCGTCTTATCAGGACAAAATAGGCAGGCAGGGGCTAAGGGTGGGCGATGCCTTGTCGGAAAATTTTAAAGCCAAATTTCAAAAGCTGGCCGGCCAGCATTTGGCCATCCTCAAAAACCACGATTTGGAATACGACTGGGGCGCGCTCGAAAGCCAGTTTTACGGTGCAATCGAATTTTTGAAACAATTTGAACTTATTGATAGCGAATACTTTCTAAACAACGAAATAGCATCCGGGCGGTCGATTTTGGCCGAAGGGGCACAAGGGTCTTTGCTGGACATAGATTTCGGTAGCTATCCCTTTGTTACCAGTTCCAGTACGGTAACGGCCGGTGCGTGCACCGGGCTGGGCGTGGCCCCCCGTCATATCGGTGAGGTCTTTGGGATCTTCAAAGCCTATAGCACACGGGTAGGCAGCGGGCCGTTTCCCACTGAACTTCTGGACGAGGATGGGGACAAGATGAGAAAGGCCGGAAATGAATTCGGGTCAACGACCGGGCGCCCCAGAAGGTGCGGTTGGATAGACTTGCCCGCCCTAAAATATTCCATCATGATCAACGGGGTTACCAGGCTCCTGATGATGAAAGCCGATGTGCTTGATGTATTTCCTGCAATAAAGGCATGCACAAGCTATAAATTGGCCAACGGAAAGGTCACAAGCACCCTCCCTTATGAATTGGTAAATGGGAAAATCACACCGGTATATACCGAATTGAAGGGCTGGAACACGCCCTTGAGGAACATCACCCGCGGGAACATGCCCACCGAACTCACGGCCTATGTTTCCTTTTTGCAAAAGGAACTTGAGGTCCCGATTACCCTGATCTCCACAGGCCCGGACAGGCTCCACACTATTCATTTATAG
- a CDS encoding PLDc N-terminal domain-containing protein: protein MVRLLGILVLVLDVVVVLDIYRGNMDTERKVLWILIVFFLPLLGPLLYYVVAKSR, encoded by the coding sequence ATGGTAAGATTGCTTGGAATACTGGTCCTCGTCCTGGACGTAGTTGTTGTGCTTGATATTTACCGGGGCAACATGGATACCGAAAGGAAAGTGTTATGGATACTTATCGTATTCTTTTTGCCCCTTCTTGGCCCTTTGCTTTATTATGTGGTGGCCAAAAGCCGATAG
- a CDS encoding MFS transporter produces MKDIKPLFGLPVIVAALGYFVDIYDLLLFSIVRIPSLRALGVAPNALLDQGEFLLQVQMTGLLVGGLIWGIMGDKRGRLSVLFGSILLYSLANIANGFVTSVGQYAVLRFVAGIGLAGELGAGITLVSEVLPTRLRGYGTALVATVGLFGAVLANFVAKHFDWQTTYFIGGGLGLLLLIARASVFESGLFMQVKETAVERGNFFMLFTNSARLKKFIGCILIGLPIWYVIGILITFSPEFAKKLGIEGEIVAGDAVMYSYLALAVGDFGSGFISQMVKSRKKIVLVFILLTLVAIVFYLFLPFKTVTFFYIACGVLGFAVGYWALFVTIAAEQFGTNLRSTVATTVPNFIRGTVVPITLAFKFLRGGMDIIYAALIVGVVTIIIAIIALRGIEETFSREMDYLEEG; encoded by the coding sequence ATGAAGGACATCAAGCCCCTGTTTGGACTGCCGGTGATCGTTGCCGCATTAGGTTATTTTGTGGACATCTATGACTTGCTCCTCTTTAGTATCGTTCGGATCCCTAGCCTGCGTGCCCTTGGGGTGGCACCAAACGCCCTGCTGGACCAGGGGGAATTCCTGCTGCAAGTGCAAATGACCGGATTGCTTGTGGGAGGGCTAATATGGGGAATAATGGGCGACAAGCGGGGACGACTGTCGGTATTGTTTGGGTCCATCCTGCTTTATTCCCTGGCGAACATCGCCAACGGTTTTGTGACCAGCGTGGGGCAATATGCCGTGCTCCGGTTTGTGGCGGGCATAGGGCTGGCGGGGGAACTGGGCGCTGGCATTACCCTGGTCTCGGAAGTGTTGCCAACCAGGCTACGGGGCTATGGCACTGCGTTGGTGGCCACGGTAGGTTTGTTTGGTGCGGTGCTTGCCAATTTTGTGGCCAAGCATTTCGATTGGCAGACCACTTATTTCATCGGAGGGGGCTTAGGCCTTTTGTTATTAATTGCCCGTGCCAGTGTGTTTGAATCCGGGTTGTTTATGCAGGTGAAGGAAACGGCCGTGGAAAGGGGCAACTTTTTTATGCTGTTTACCAATTCGGCCCGGCTCAAAAAATTCATTGGATGTATCCTAATAGGGCTACCGATCTGGTACGTCATCGGCATCCTCATCACCTTTTCGCCCGAGTTTGCCAAAAAATTGGGGATAGAAGGTGAAATAGTGGCAGGCGATGCCGTGATGTACAGCTACCTGGCACTGGCCGTTGGGGATTTTGGCAGCGGGTTTATAAGCCAGATGGTGAAGTCCAGGAAGAAGATCGTACTGGTGTTTATTTTGCTGACCCTGGTGGCAATTGTTTTTTACCTTTTCCTGCCCTTCAAAACAGTAACCTTTTTCTATATCGCATGTGGGGTTTTAGGGTTTGCAGTCGGGTACTGGGCCTTGTTTGTGACCATCGCTGCCGAACAGTTTGGGACCAACCTGAGGTCCACGGTGGCCACCACCGTCCCAAATTTCATCCGGGGCACGGTGGTCCCCATCACATTGGCCTTTAAATTTTTGCGGGGAGGGATGGATATTATTTATGCGGCACTGATTGTGGGGGTGGTCACGATAATTATTGCCATTATCGCCCTGCGGGGCATCGAAGAGACCTTTTCCAGGGAAATGGATTACCTGGAGGAGGGTTGA
- a CDS encoding OmpA family protein — MQKFLIAPILILLVLQGCIVSKKKFDDMLAQKVKSEGELAETSARLEKANTELAEVNASLTQLKSDTTHMGEVLRSTAQKLEGLNHEYDQLNAYYKNLLNSSGKLNRDFTIQKEQLLAIQDNLERTRKLNDSLSLGLAERERKVKELEQVLANKDKAVRDLKNRISNALLNFKENDLTVNVKNGKVYVSLAEQLLFRSGSVEVDSKGVTALQQLAKALKDQKDIHIMVEGHTDNVPISKKSAYMQDNWDLSVMRATSITRILTKGGVSPSQITASGKGEYSPLAPNTTPGNKQKNRRTEIIITPNLDELFKILEVN; from the coding sequence ATGCAAAAATTTTTGATAGCACCCATTTTGATACTTTTGGTCCTTCAGGGTTGTATCGTGTCCAAGAAAAAGTTTGACGACATGCTCGCCCAAAAGGTTAAATCGGAGGGCGAATTGGCCGAAACTTCGGCCAGGCTGGAGAAGGCCAATACTGAATTGGCAGAAGTGAACGCATCGCTGACACAGCTTAAAAGTGACACCACACATATGGGGGAAGTGCTTCGTTCCACCGCCCAAAAACTGGAGGGGCTGAACCATGAATACGACCAATTAAATGCCTACTACAAGAACCTGCTCAATAGCAGTGGCAAGCTCAACCGGGATTTTACGATCCAGAAAGAACAGCTTCTGGCCATTCAGGACAACCTGGAGAGGACAAGGAAATTAAACGATTCGCTAAGCCTGGGCCTTGCAGAGAGGGAACGCAAAGTAAAGGAGCTTGAACAGGTCCTGGCCAACAAGGACAAGGCCGTTCGGGACCTAAAAAACAGGATTAGCAATGCCTTGCTCAATTTTAAGGAAAACGACCTTACCGTCAATGTCAAAAATGGCAAGGTCTATGTGTCGTTGGCGGAGCAGTTGTTGTTCCGGTCGGGAAGCGTGGAAGTGGACAGCAAGGGCGTGACTGCATTGCAGCAGTTGGCTAAAGCCTTAAAGGACCAAAAGGACATCCATATCATGGTGGAAGGCCATACCGATAATGTCCCCATTTCAAAAAAATCGGCTTACATGCAGGACAATTGGGACTTGAGCGTGATGCGGGCCACCTCCATCACCCGGATACTGACCAAAGGAGGGGTTTCCCCCAGCCAAATCACCGCCTCTGGAAAAGGGGAGTATTCGCCCCTAGCGCCCAATACTACACCAGGAAACAAGCAGAAAAACAGGAGGACTGAAATTATCATTACCCCGAACCTTGATGAACTGTTTAAGATTTTAGAGGTAAATTAG
- a CDS encoding STAS domain-containing protein: protein MNFKQEISANSLMLRISGDLIGEDDGSRLISAVNDAVGHNVPTCIVDISALRYINSSGIGVLITILTKFRNKGGEVYLMNPSENVKKLLAITKLNAIFQVVKSEGEAIALSKK from the coding sequence ATGAACTTTAAGCAGGAAATAAGCGCCAACTCCCTGATGCTTAGGATATCCGGGGACCTCATAGGGGAAGATGATGGCTCACGGCTCATCAGTGCGGTAAATGATGCGGTGGGCCACAACGTGCCCACCTGTATCGTGGACATATCCGCATTGCGCTATATCAATAGCAGTGGCATTGGCGTGCTGATTACCATCCTTACCAAATTTAGGAACAAAGGAGGGGAAGTGTATTTGATGAACCCCTCCGAAAACGTGAAAAAACTGCTGGCCATAACAAAATTAAATGCCATTTTTCAAGTGGTAAAGTCCGAAGGTGAAGCCATCGCATTGTCAAAAAAATAA
- a CDS encoding SDR family oxidoreductase, with product MLKDNALKGKTIIITGGGTGLGKSMGKYMLELGANLVISSRKEEVLVQTANELSRQTGGKVLPVVCDVRKYDEIQNVINKTESEFGQVHGVLNNAAGNFISPTERLSHRAFDIIVDIVLKGTYNFTLAAGKNWIAKKQPGTFLNIVTTYSWTGSGYVVPSACGKAGVLALTRSLAVEWAKYKIRSNAIAPGPFPTEGAWSRLLPGDLANKYDPAERVPLKRVGNHNELANLAAYLMSDFSAYINGEVVTIDGGEWLRNGGEFSHLEGIPETLWNQLEKNRK from the coding sequence ATGTTAAAAGATAACGCCCTGAAGGGCAAAACAATTATCATAACAGGCGGGGGAACAGGCCTGGGAAAATCAATGGGCAAGTATATGCTGGAACTGGGCGCCAACCTCGTTATTTCCAGCCGTAAAGAAGAAGTATTGGTGCAAACTGCAAACGAACTTTCGCGGCAAACTGGCGGGAAAGTGTTGCCAGTGGTTTGTGACGTGAGGAAGTATGACGAAATCCAAAACGTGATCAACAAAACCGAAAGCGAATTCGGCCAGGTGCACGGGGTCCTTAATAATGCCGCTGGCAATTTCATCAGTCCAACGGAAAGGCTTTCCCACCGGGCATTTGATATTATTGTCGATATAGTCCTTAAAGGGACTTATAATTTCACCCTGGCAGCAGGAAAAAATTGGATTGCCAAAAAGCAACCGGGCACTTTCCTTAACATTGTGACCACCTACTCCTGGACGGGCTCTGGCTATGTAGTGCCTTCGGCATGCGGCAAAGCGGGTGTGTTGGCCCTAACCAGGTCACTGGCGGTGGAGTGGGCTAAGTATAAAATAAGAAGCAACGCCATCGCCCCCGGGCCCTTCCCCACAGAAGGCGCATGGAGCAGGTTGTTGCCTGGCGATTTGGCCAATAAGTATGATCCCGCAGAACGGGTCCCGTTGAAGCGTGTGGGCAACCACAATGAACTGGCCAATCTGGCCGCCTATTTAATGTCAGATTTTTCAGCCTACATCAATGGGGAAGTGGTCACTATTGATGGTGGGGAATGGCTTCGGAATGGAGGGGAGTTTAGTCATCTCGAAGGCATCCCGGAAACGTTATGGAACCAACTCGAAAAAAACAGGAAATGA
- a CDS encoding cystathionine gamma-synthase: MKFGTKAVHAGVAPDPLTGAVMTPIYQTSTYAQESPSKHKGYGYARGANPTRDALQKSIAALENGQFGLCFSSGMGATDAVIKLLKPGDEVITSNDLYGGSYRMFKRVFEKYGITFHFIDLSNPDNLAACINGNTKLLWLETPSNPLMRIIDIGACTKMAREHNILVAVDNTFASPYLQNPLSLGADIVMHSVTKYLSGHSDVVMGALVVNDQKLRDDLFFILNSCGAVPSPNDCFLVLRGIKTLQLRMQRHCTNGKQIAEFLDNHPKVGKVYWPGFPHHPNHQIARQQMNDFGGMLSFTLKDDSLQKATRLMESVKLFTLAESLGGVESLINHPASMTHASIPKEEREKNGLSDSLIRLSVGIEDAEDLLEDLSTALEGL; the protein is encoded by the coding sequence ATGAAATTTGGAACCAAAGCGGTACATGCCGGGGTAGCGCCAGACCCCTTGACGGGCGCGGTCATGACCCCCATCTACCAGACCTCCACCTATGCCCAGGAATCGCCCTCAAAACACAAAGGGTACGGATATGCCCGTGGTGCCAACCCGACACGCGATGCGCTTCAAAAAAGCATTGCCGCGTTGGAAAACGGACAATTTGGGCTTTGCTTCTCCTCGGGCATGGGCGCCACGGATGCCGTCATCAAATTACTGAAGCCGGGGGACGAAGTCATTACCAGCAACGACCTCTACGGGGGGTCCTACCGAATGTTCAAACGCGTATTCGAAAAGTACGGGATAACGTTCCACTTCATTGACCTGTCCAACCCCGACAACCTGGCCGCCTGCATTAACGGCAACACCAAACTGCTTTGGCTGGAAACACCCTCCAACCCTTTGATGCGGATTATCGACATTGGCGCCTGCACCAAAATGGCCAGGGAACACAATATCCTGGTGGCGGTGGACAATACTTTTGCATCCCCCTACTTGCAAAACCCGCTTTCACTGGGGGCGGACATAGTGATGCACTCTGTAACCAAGTACCTCAGTGGCCACTCGGACGTGGTCATGGGCGCCCTGGTAGTAAATGACCAAAAATTACGGGACGACCTTTTCTTTATCCTTAACTCATGCGGGGCAGTGCCAAGCCCCAACGATTGTTTCCTCGTGTTGCGCGGCATAAAGACGCTTCAATTGAGAATGCAACGCCATTGCACCAATGGAAAACAAATTGCTGAATTTCTGGACAACCATCCAAAAGTGGGCAAAGTCTATTGGCCGGGGTTCCCCCACCACCCCAACCACCAAATCGCCAGGCAACAAATGAACGATTTTGGGGGAATGCTTTCTTTTACCTTAAAGGACGACAGCCTTCAAAAGGCCACCCGGCTGATGGAGTCTGTAAAACTATTTACACTCGCGGAGTCGTTGGGTGGCGTGGAATCGTTGATCAACCACCCCGCTTCCATGACCCATGCGAGCATACCAAAAGAAGAACGGGAAAAAAACGGCCTGAGCGATTCCTTGATAAGGCTTAGTGTTGGCATTGAAGATGCCGAAGACCTGCTGGAAGACCTGTCCACCGCTTTGGAAGGCCTTTAA
- a CDS encoding HAMP domain-containing histidine kinase: MHFFSRYSYIWKFDKKQEVRYEQFVQPSNLISLRLVTFLTLFGMALFLAIDFFREVDFSVVLFTRIGVLVMASAIMWLAYKKLSFNMYVFCVVLVVAISFGSAMVTATFAHMPSYYLTNLLFLIFLLVVTASGLHLRHALYLNLAALLVFLLYSQYLHREPFYFSQYPHLFSIFVYIHIAGVVLESRRRNNFLQFNDLMEQKRLVEELHQQKNKVISILSHDVAAPMNSLSTILYLQSRDKITGEDLKSTLKDLSDQFSNVSFLLHSLVRWSRSQMQGFVLDKTTVNLFDLLENKARLFHLQLMDKGLDLKINAGGPAYVNVDEDMVRIALRNLISNAIKFSRKGTQIELEVARNGADRVQVLVTNQGDPIPPTLQSKLFTYQMPSSADTNGERGAGLGLAMSAFFVALNGGRLFLVRSENGATSFCMELPIDVNK; the protein is encoded by the coding sequence TTGCATTTTTTTTCGCGATATTCTTATATCTGGAAGTTTGATAAAAAACAGGAGGTCAGGTATGAGCAGTTTGTCCAGCCATCCAACCTCATATCGCTTAGGCTGGTCACCTTCCTTACCCTTTTTGGAATGGCCCTTTTCCTTGCCATTGATTTTTTCAGGGAGGTGGATTTTTCGGTGGTATTGTTCACCCGTATTGGAGTGTTGGTCATGGCATCCGCCATCATGTGGCTGGCGTACAAGAAGCTATCCTTCAATATGTATGTTTTTTGTGTGGTATTGGTGGTGGCAATAAGTTTTGGGTCGGCCATGGTCACGGCCACCTTTGCCCACATGCCGTCCTATTACCTCACCAATTTGCTTTTCCTTATTTTCCTATTGGTGGTGACGGCCAGCGGCCTTCACCTGCGGCATGCCCTGTATTTGAATTTGGCCGCCCTGCTTGTGTTTTTGCTTTATTCCCAATACTTGCACAGGGAACCTTTTTATTTTAGCCAATACCCCCATTTGTTTTCCATTTTTGTCTATATCCACATTGCCGGGGTGGTGTTGGAAAGCAGGAGGCGGAACAATTTCCTTCAATTCAATGATTTGATGGAGCAAAAGCGGTTGGTGGAAGAACTGCACCAACAAAAGAACAAGGTCATTTCCATTTTGTCGCATGATGTGGCCGCCCCCATGAATTCGTTGTCCACTATTTTGTATTTGCAAAGCAGGGACAAAATCACTGGGGAAGACCTTAAGTCCACACTAAAGGATTTGAGCGACCAGTTCAGCAATGTCTCCTTCCTGTTGCACAGTTTGGTGCGGTGGTCGCGGTCGCAAATGCAAGGCTTTGTGTTGGACAAGACTACGGTAAACCTATTTGACTTATTGGAAAACAAGGCCAGGCTTTTCCATTTGCAGCTAATGGACAAAGGCCTTGACCTTAAAATAAACGCAGGCGGCCCTGCCTATGTAAATGTGGACGAAGACATGGTGCGGATTGCCTTGCGCAACCTTATTTCCAATGCCATTAAATTTTCCCGTAAGGGCACCCAAATTGAATTGGAAGTGGCCCGGAACGGGGCGGATAGGGTGCAGGTGTTGGTGACCAACCAGGGCGACCCCATACCGCCAACGCTCCAAAGCAAATTGTTTACCTATCAGATGCCCTCTTCTGCCGACACCAACGGGGAACGGGGCGCAGGGTTGGGCTTGGCCATGTCCGCGTTTTTTGTAGCCTTGAACGGGGGGCGCCTGTTCCTGGTGCGCTCGGAAAATGGGGCGACTTCATTTTGCATGGAACTGCCCATTGACGTGAACAAATAA